AGGTCGGTCATCATCAGCGGCACCGCGCGGCAGGCGATCCCGGCGGCCTCCACCGCGGCGACCGCGTCCGCGTCGGCGGTGTCCACGAGCCAGCCGTCGAGCAGGTCGCTGCCGTAGTGCAGGGCGACGGCCGCGGCGGTCGACTCGACGCCGACGGCGGCGAGCACCTTGTCGGCCATCCCGCGCACGGGAGCGCCCCCGACGATGGGGGAGAGGCCGACGACGGGCGCCTCGGCGGCGGCCACGGCCTCGCGGATGCCGGGCACGGCGAGGATGGTGCCGACCGAGACGACCGGGTTGGACGGCGGGAGGACGATCAGGTCGGCGGCCGCGACGGCCTCGAGCACACCGGGAGCGGGCTTGGCCTGCTCGGCGCCGACGGGCACGACGGCCTCGGCGTCGAGCGAGGCGCGCAGCCGGACCCAGTACTCCTGGAAGTGGATGACGCGTCGCTCGCCGGTGTCGGGGTCGTTCACGGCGACGTGGGTCTCGACGCGGTCGTCGGACATGGGCAGCAGCCGGACCCCGGGCTGCCAGCGGTCGCAGAGCGCCTCGGTGACGGCGCTCAGCGGGTAGCCCGCGCCGAGCATCTGCGTACGGACGATGTGGGTGGCGAAGTCGCGGTCGCCGAGGCCGAACCAGGTGGGTCCGACCCCGTACGCCGCGAGCTCCTCCTTGACGGTGAAGGACT
The Streptomyces sp. NBC_01296 DNA segment above includes these coding regions:
- the cofD gene encoding 2-phospho-L-lactate transferase, which translates into the protein MRIVVLAGGIGGARFLRGLKSAVPDADITVIGNTGDDIHLFGLKVCPDLDTVMYTLGGGINEDQGWGRTDESFTVKEELAAYGVGPTWFGLGDRDFATHIVRTQMLGAGYPLSAVTEALCDRWQPGVRLLPMSDDRVETHVAVNDPDTGERRVIHFQEYWVRLRASLDAEAVVPVGAEQAKPAPGVLEAVAAADLIVLPPSNPVVSVGTILAVPGIREAVAAAEAPVVGLSPIVGGAPVRGMADKVLAAVGVESTAAAVALHYGSDLLDGWLVDTADADAVAAVEAAGIACRAVPLMMTDLAATAAMARAALELAEASR